A single window of Crassostrea angulata isolate pt1a10 chromosome 8, ASM2561291v2, whole genome shotgun sequence DNA harbors:
- the LOC128159301 gene encoding fucolectin-like, whose product MLTSLKQLAMRSLLITALIYVFYVNVISSNAVFTNVAYSKPVTLSSEHGFFPGKNAVNGLLSDFTHTATEKLPWLRIDLGAQHLVHQIEVFARSDCCGNQLQDFDITVGENIHDMHFCGHFTGHASTGQRIAVFCPHNTVGRFVQLQIVSGNANVLTPAEVLVWGVHVQRKRTIH is encoded by the exons ATGCTAACTTCACTCAAACAACTCGCCATGCGCTCGTTGTTAATAACTGCacttatttatgttttttatgttAATGTTATCTCAAGCAACGCTGTGTTTACAAATGTCGCATATTCTAAACCAGTGACCTTAAGTTCCGAACATGGATTTTTTCCAGGAAAAAACGCCGTGAACGGTCTTCTATCCGACTTTACTCACACTGCGACAGAAAAACTCCCTTGGCTGAGGATAGATCTGGGAGCACAACACCTAGTCCATCAAATAGAAGTGTTTGCCAGATCTGACTGTTGTG gTAATCAGTTACAGGATTTTGATATCACGGTTGGTGAGAATATTCACGACATGCATTTCTGTGGACATTTTACGGGGCATGCTTCAACTGGTCAGAGGATTGCAGTGTTTTGTCCTCATAACACCGTAGGACGTTTTGTACAATTGCAGATTGTCAGCGGAAATGCCAACGTCTTGACTCCTGCAGAAGTTCTTGTTTGGGGTGTACATGTGCAAAGAAAACGGacgattcattaa
- the LOC128157866 gene encoding fucolectin-like, translating into MILVLLTFVCVFHGNLVFSNSNDELTNVAYSKSVRLSSFASRWHNGFYAVNGMFSDYIHTLEEKSPWLKIDLGARYQIHEIEVFARSDCCGYQLHDVDFKVGMKIHKMHLCGHFTGDASTGQRIVVFCPSNTTGRYVQLQIVAGNSNYLTPAEVLVWGKHVY; encoded by the exons ATGATTCTAGTGTTGCTAACATTCGTTTGCGTGTTTCATGGCAATTTGGTTTTTAGCAATTCAAATGATGAACTTACAAATGTGGCATATTCAAAATCCGTGAGGTTAAGTTCTTTTGCCTCTAGATGGCATAACGGATTTTATGCTGTCAATGGAATGTTCTCTGACTACATCCACACATTAGAGGAGAAATCCCCTTGGCTGAAGATAGATCTTGGAGCAAGGTACCAAATCCATGAAATAGAAGTTTTTGCTAGATCGGACTGTTGtg GTTATCAGCTACACGACGTTGACTTTAAAGTTGGTATGAAAATACACAAAATGCATCTTTGTGGTCACTTCACAGGGGATGCTTCAACCGGTCAGAGGATAGTCGTCTTTTGTCCTTCTAACACCACAGGGCGATATGTACAGCTTCAGATCGTGGCGGGAAATTCGAATTATCTGACCCCTGCAGAGGTCCTTGTTTGGGGAAAGCATGTATATTGA